Proteins found in one Diorhabda sublineata isolate icDioSubl1.1 chromosome 9, icDioSubl1.1, whole genome shotgun sequence genomic segment:
- the LOC130448976 gene encoding double-stranded RNA-specific editase Adar has protein sequence MSYSTRRSGAYSQQTSQKNIGNIGQRRPVVTNNFVHGGQLSSQVKPTGIPTTPTRTQQNQQAAASTPFRNQPAQQHQTTPQQTNVAKQQVQQQLQAPQQATQQQPTQQQQVQQQLQLKKEQDAEQQLQQEQKKEAQENEQKLATGGTNGTPMEVGEPKKKPFWLRTGGKITRRERVRRRNVRLSKILQPKNAVMILNELVKNTSYLIEELPIRSEGNQFKATVVYEGIEHVGYGRNKINAKNAAAEAALKHYVKTNKLTELKKDEEGNEKMDVSEDDTTQSPLPWQHVASFALYKLFCSWGEDPNLVKPDSAQNQSPNVNVNADKPHENKPAKKMPENPETINPLMLINQMLPHAQFEEIGKSGNPPDVVFSFRCNVDGQSFVGMGPNKKSAKRMAAFGACHKILSISYPPEIYVPSY, from the exons atgTCATACAGTACACGAAGAAGCGGTGCATATT CCCAACAAACGTCTCAGAAAAATATAGGAAACATTGGTCAACGTAGACCAGTAGTAACCAATAATTTTGTACATGGAGGACAG CTGTCATCACAAGTGAAGCCCACTGGTATTCCCACAACTCCTACAAGAACACAGCAAAACCAACAAGCTGCTGCCAGCACCCCCTTCAGAAATCAACCAGCACAACAG CATCAAACTACACCACAGCAAACAAATGTTGCAAAACAACAAGTGCAACAGCAATTACAAGCTCCACAGCAGGCAACTCAACAACAACCAACTCAGCAGCAGCAAGTTCAGCAGCAGCTGCAACTTAAGAAGGAACAGGACGCAGAGCAGCAATTGCAACAAGAACAAAAGAAGGAGGCACaggaaaatgaacaaaaacttGCCACTGGTGGAACTAATGGCACCCCTATGGAAGTTGGAGAACCTAAAAAGAAGCCCTTCTGGCTTAGAACTG GTGGAAAAATAACACGAAGAGAAAGAGTTCGTAGACGTAATGTAAGATTAAGCAAGATATTACAACCCAAGAATGCTGTCATGATCTTGAATGAATTAGTAAAAAATACATCTTATTTGATAGAGGAGTTGCCTATAAGATCAGAAGGAAATCAATTCAAAGCTACAGTTGTATATGAAGGGATTGAACATGTAGGCTATG gACGCAACAAgatcaatgcaaaaaatgcagcAGCTGAGGCAGCATTGAAACATTatgtaaaaacaaataaattgacaGAACTAAAGAAAGATGAagaaggaaatgaaaaaatggatgtatctgaagacgatacaACACAATCTCCATTACCATGGCAGCATGTAGCTTCATTTGCGTTATATAAACTCTTCTGTTCATGGGGAGAAGATCCAAATCTTGTCAAGCCTGATTCTGCACAG AATCAATCTCCAAACGTTAATGTGAATGCTGATAAACCACATGAAAACAAACCCGCTAAAAAAATGCCTGAGAATCCTGAAACTATAAATCCACTGATGCTTATCAATCAAATGCTTCCACATGCACAGTTTGAGGAAATTGGTAAAAGTGGAAATCCACCTGATGTCGTATTCTCGTTTAGATGCAATGTTGATGGTCAATCATTTGTCGGAATGG gtCCTAACAAGAAGTCTGCAAAAAGAATGGCAGCGTTCGGAGCCTGTCATAAAATTTTGTCGATCTCTTATCCACCAGAAATTTATGTACCCAGTTATTAA